A DNA window from Hevea brasiliensis isolate MT/VB/25A 57/8 chromosome 2, ASM3005281v1, whole genome shotgun sequence contains the following coding sequences:
- the LOC110643718 gene encoding disease resistance RPP13-like protein 4: MAVVDSMIQILAQQVFTALQNQAHFALDFKGQFEVMKTRLDLTKALLADTENLKSKKEIVKASLSSLRELVYEADNILTDCLIRDEYQNDGSCSSLTFQKPLFWYQTGKKLKDINAKMEAMERSLGAYLKAQDLSNHGDNEHQIVKYTTQDYDPSEIIGLEHDLEKLKGWIFGTTNVLHRVGIVGMGGLGKTTIAQKIFNDEEVTKRYEKMLWVSVSQISSEERILRSMLEQLEPNFSMSDESQIMHKINQALEGKTCLIFMDDVWRMNLPWWDKFCSSLQKVIGGNSCVIITTRNEEVATDMGVDKSQIHQPKTLNKDESWLLFSKFAFARCRGKRCPDAQFEKEGREILDKCGGLPLAIKTVAALLAPKTNSLVQWNEINKNFHELIVEGKISSVMASLQLSYDELPTHLKQCLLCFSIYPEDFEMHAEQLVHWWVGEGLIQGKGSKTAKEMGFEYLSDLVARCLVEAVHRRDYDGRVYCCRMHDMVRELTIKIAEEESFGRFDEQSRQIPIANSRWLGITSKMHSKSLRNSTKLRALLLMPSSEVVLDRRIGWFSSLRVLDFSLGKLDNISVEDFLVWICSLKRLAYLNLSGVSGIKELPSSIRKLRNLQLLILCGCSNLVRLNPYITTLKKLVVLDLGSCGLEYLPKGLGRLFYLQELSGFKISNQANKQSCRLHELRVLSHLRVLRMNIGIDSVILEDDKSVLSQLSKLKVLAIDAEDCEDGSILEMLNALTPPPSLQEFYLRRYRHKTLPTWINPEQLSSLQYLCIENGDLTHIKTSPQHVADSLYTWNIEGLCFKVLPSLKVDWKNLEQDMPLLRYAEVSGCFNLQNFPCSDDKLVVWRKNED; the protein is encoded by the coding sequence ATGGCGGTGGTAGATTCTATGATTCAAATCCTTGCACAGCAAGTGTTTACAGCTCTCCAGAACCAAGCTCATTTTGCACTTGACTTCAAAGGTCAATTTGAGGTGATGAAGACTAGACTGGATCTAACGAAGGCCTTGCTTGCTGACACAGAAAATCTCAAAAGTAAGAAGGAAATTGTCAAGGCAAGTTTGTCGAGCTTAAGAGAATTGGTTTATGAAGCTGACAACATATTAACAGACTGCCTAATTAGAGATGAATATCAGAATGATGGGTCCTGTTCTAGTTTGACATTCCAAAAACCGTTGTTCTGGTATCAAACAGGCAAGAAACTGAAGGATATTAATGCAAAAATGGAGGCAATGGAAAGATCATTGGGTGCATATTTGAAAGCACAAGACTTGAGCAACCATGGAGATAATGAACACCAAATTGTGAAATACACAACACAAGATTATGACCCATCTGAGATAATTGGACTAGAACACGACTTGGAAAAGTTAAAAGGCTGGATTTTTGGCACAACGAATGTACTTCATCGGGTTGGCATAGTAGGGATGGGGGGCTTAGGGAAAACAACCATAGCCcagaaaatttttaatgatgagGAGGTTACTAAACGTTATGAAAAGATGCTTTGGGTGTCAGTTTCTCAAATTTCTAGCGAGGAAAGGATCCTGAGGAGCATGCTGGAACAACTGGAACCGAATTTCTCCATGTCTGATGAGAGTCAGATAATGCACAAAATCAACCAAGCTCTTGAAGGTAAAACTTGCCTAATTTTTATGGATGATGTTTGGAGGATGAATTTACCTTGGTGGGATAAATTCTGTTCAAGCCTGCAGAAAGTAATTGGTGGAAATAGCTGTGTTATTATCACTACCAGAAATGAAGAGGTTGCAACTGATATGGGTGTTGACAAATCACAAATTCATCAGCCCAAAACTCTGAATAAAGATGAAAGCTGGTTATTGTTCAGTAAATTTGCATTTGCAAGGTGCAGAGGGAAACGTTGCCCAGATGCACAATTTGAGAAAGAAGGCAGGGAAATCCTGGATAAATGTGGGGGACTTCCACTGGCAATCAAGACAGTAGCAGCATTACTGGCACCAAAAACCAATTCACTTGTACAATggaatgaaattaataaaaattttcatgAATTGATAGTGGAAGGAAAAATTAGTTCAGTGATGGCGTCTTTGCAACTGAGCTATGATGAACTTCCAACCCATCTAAAGCAATGTCTTTTGTGTTTCTCCATCTATCCTGAAGACTTTGAGATGCATGCTGAACAATTAGTCCATTGGTGGGTTGGAGAGGGACTTATCCAGGGTAAGGGCTCAAAAACAGCAAAAGAAATGGGATTTGAGTACCTATCTGATTTAGTAGCCAGATGTTTGGTTGAAGCTGTACATAGGCGAGACTATGATGGAAGAGTCTACTGTTGCAGGATGCATGATATGGTGCGGGAATTGACTATTAAGATTGCAGAGGAGGAATCATTTGGCAGATTTGATGAGCAAAGCAGGCAGATACCGATTGCAAATTCTCGCTGGTTGGGTATCACAAGCAAAATGCACTCAAAATCTTTAAGGAACAGCACAAAGCTCAGGGCATTATTATTAATGCCAAGCAGTGAAGTTGTCCTCGATAGGCGCATTGGGTGGTTTAGTTCCCTCAGGGTGTTGGATTTCTCACTTGGTAAGCTGGATAATATTTCTGTAGAGGATTTCTTGGTTTGGATTTGCTCTCTTAAACGCCTCGCGTATCTAAATCTTAGTGGTGTCTCAGGCATTAAAGAATTGCCATCCTCAATTAGAAAGCTACGAAACCTGCAGCTTTTGATTTTATGTGGATGCAGTAATCTGGTCAGATTAAATCCATATATTACTACATTGAAGAAGCTGGTGGTGTTGGATTTAGGATCTTGTGGTCTCGAGTATCTACCCAAAGGACTAGGGAGGTTATTCTATCTGCAAGAACTGTCTGGATTCAAGATAAGCAATCAGGCTAACAAGCAAAGCTGTCGACTTCATGAGCTTCGGGTACTGAGCCACCTGAGGGTCCTGCGAATGAACATAGGCATTGATTCTGTAATTTTAGAAGATGATAAAAGTGTCTTATCGCAGCTCAGTAAACTTAAGGTTCTGGCCATTGATGCTGAAGATTGTGAAGATGGAAGTATTTTAGAAATGCTTAATGCTCTTACACCTCCGCCAAGTCTTCAGGAATTCTATCTCAGGCGTTATCGGCATAAAACTCTCCCTACCTGGATCAATCCTGAGCAGCTTTCTAGTTTGCAATATCTTTGTATTGAGAATGGAGACCTCACCCACATCAAAACCAGTCCTCAGCATGTTGCTGATAGTCTATATACTTGGAACATTGAGGGTCTATGTTTCAAGGTGTTGCCAAGCTTAAAGGTGGACTGGAAGAACTTGGAGCAGGATATGCCTTTATTACGTTATGCAGAGGTGAGTGGTTGCTTCAATTTGCAAAATTTTCCATGTTCTGATGACAAGTTGGTGGTCTGGAGGAAGAATGAAGATTGA